Proteins encoded within one genomic window of Panicum virgatum strain AP13 chromosome 1N, P.virgatum_v5, whole genome shotgun sequence:
- the LOC120655923 gene encoding probable glycosyltransferase 2, with protein MGQEGMGYSSKGGGGGGGALPMTAPRPRGASPLGHLHSRSRKIHRTFNNLKITVLCGLVTILVLRGTIGLNLSLPSQPSDADALAGAKAVEDIDRILREIRSDSGPDPDDDAGDFSAASGFNASALSAAEAAAAYAAAAGRYVLGPKISDWDAQRRRWLAENPGFPATAAGGKPRIMLVTGSQPGPCDNPLGDHYLLKSTKNKIDYCRLHGIEIVHNLAHLDTELAGYWAKLPLLRRLMLSHPEVEWIWWMDSDALFTDMAFELPLSRYEGHNLIIHGYQDLLFEKHSWIALNTGSFLFRNCQWSLDLLDAWAPMGPKGFIRDQAGKVLTANLKGRPAFEADDQSALIYLLLSQKDKWMGKVFIENSYYLHGFWAGLVDKYEEMMENHHPGLGDERWPFVTHFVGCKPCGSYGDYPVERCLKSMERAFNFADNQVLRLYGFSHKGLESPKIKRIRDQTTKPINDVENLDMKAKISMAS; from the coding sequence ATGGGGCAGGAGGGCATGGGGTACAGCAGCAAGGggggaggcgggggcggcggggcgctcCCGAtgacggcgccgcggccgcggggcgCGTCGCCGCTCGGCCACCTCCACAGCCGCTCGCGCAAGATCCACCGCACCTTCAACAACCTCAAGATCACCGTGCTTTGCGGCCTCGTCACCATCCTCGTCCTCCGGGGCACCATCGGCCTcaacctctccctcccctcgcagccctccgacgccgacgcgctcgccggcgccaaGGCCGTCGAGGACATCGACCGCATCCTCCGCGAGATCCGCTCCGACTCCGGCCCGGaccccgacgacgacgccggcgacttcagcgccgcctccgggttcAACGCCTCCGCGCTcagcgccgccgaggccgccgcggcgtacgcggccgccgcgggcagGTACGTGCTCGGGCCCAAGATCTCCGACTGGGACGCGCAGCGGCGTCGATGGCTCGCCGAGAATCCGGGGTTCCCGGCCACTGCTGCCGGGGGGAAGCCCAGGATAATGCTCGTCACTGGCTCGCAGCCGGGGCCCTGCGACAACCCGCTCGGCGACCACTACCTGCTCAAGTCCACCAAGAACAAGATCGACTACTGCCGCCTCCACGGCATCGAGATCGTCCACAACCTCGCGCACCTTGACACCGAGCTCGCGGGATACTGGGCCAAGctgccgctgctccgccgcctcaTGCTCTCCCACCCGGAGGTCGAGTGGATCTGGTGGATGGACAGCGACGCGCTGTTCACCGACATGGCGTTCGAGCTGCCCCTGTCGCGGTACGAGGGTCACAACCTCATCATCCACGGGTACCAAGACCTGCTCTTCGAGAAGCACTCCTGGATCGCGCTCAACACAGGCAGCTTCCTCTTCCGGAATTGCCAGTGGTCGCTTGACCTCCTGGACGCGTGGGCACCCATGGGGCCCAAGGGGTTCATCCGTGACCAGGCCGGCAAGGTACTCACGGCGAACCTCAAGGGCCGGCCAGCATTTGAGGCTGACGACCAGTCGGCGCTGATTTACCTCTTGCTCTCGCAAAAGGATAAGTGGATGGGCAAGGTGTTCATAGAGAATTCCTACTACTTGCATGGATTCTGGGCTGGGCTGGTGGACAAGTATGAGGAGATGATGGAGAATCACCACCCGGGACTTGGTGATGAGCGGTGGCCTTTTGTGACACACTTTGTTGGGTGCAAGCCATGCGGGAGCTATGGAGATTACCCGGTGGAGCGCTGCCTCAAGAGCATGGAGCGAGCGTTCAATTTTGCCGATAACCAGGTGCTTCGGCTATATGGTTTCTCACACAAGGGGCTGGAAAGCCCCAAGATTAAGAGGATCAGGGATCAGACAACCAAGCCAATTAATGATGTGGAGAACTTAGATATGAAGGCCAAAATATCGATGGCTTCTTGA
- the LOC120654092 gene encoding SNAP25 homologous protein SNAP33-like: MPRGAKPAASSKPNPFDSDSDSESQPAKKSSGAYQAPADAKKRYKDGFRDAGGLENQSVEELEHYAAYKAEETTDALAGCLRIAEDIKQDATDTLITLHKQGEQISRTHEKAVEIDQDLTKSETLLGSLGGFFSKPWKPKKTRKIKGPAEVSRDDSFKKKASRMEQRDKLGLSPRGKNANRQYGEATSAMDKVQVRQCSAR; this comes from the exons ATGCCACGCGGCGCCAAGCCCGCGGCTTCGTCGAAGCCGAACCCCTTcgactccgactccgactccgAGTCCCAGCCCGCGAAGAAGTCCTCGGGCGCGTACCAGGCCCCCGCCGACGCCAAGAAGCGGTACAAGGACGGGTTCCGCGACGCCGGCGGGCTGGAGAACCAGTCGGTGGAGGAGCTCGAGCACTACGCGGCGTACAAGGCCGAGGAGACCACCGACGCGCTCGCCGGCTGCCTGCGCATCGCCGAGGACATCAAGCAGGACGCCACCGACACGCTCATCACGCTGCACAAGCAGGGGGAGCAGATCAGCCGCACGCACGAGAAGGCCGTCGAGATCGACCAGGACCTCACCAAG AGCGAGACCCTtctcgggagccttggagggtTCTTCTCCAAGCCATGGAAGCCCAAGAAGACGAGGAAGATCAAGGGACCTGCCGAGGTGTCTCGAG ATGACTCCTTCAAGAAGAAGGCGAGCCGCATGGAGCAGAGGGACAAGCTGGGGCTGAGCCCCCGAGGCAAGAACGCCAATCGCCAGTACGGCGAGGCCACCAGCGCCATGGACAAAGTTCAGGTTCGTCAGTGCTCTGCGCGCTAA
- the LOC120655924 gene encoding pentatricopeptide repeat-containing protein At1g03540-like — translation MAPPPPPPHLLPRSSSFCSSAATPASQHKGSHRSYATIPNAAAATPAAAAQLSLLRAHARAGRMRPAREVFDSMPAPGRSLVAWTALMSGYATHGPAAEALELLLCMLGLLLRPDAFVFSVALRACAAVGSLRLGRQLHGAVAKLGFVGADLFVANGLVTMYSSCQSLRCAEKVFGGIAAPDLVSLTSMLSAYTENGCDAEALMLFMEMVCDGVACDAFTLSVALRAASSLGHVGLGHQLHCCMIKMGLVGNEFLDNCLIGFYGRSGELQLMREVFAEMDVKDLVSWNTIIQSYAENLCDKEALAHFRAMLFECAECDEFTLGSILHVVTRRGAFDHGMEIHGYLIRAGLDSDKHVMSALMDMYVNWATLHKRHRMFPLRMLKYYLSVQGELDQFIVASSLKSCASDLDLAAGRMLHACILKSNMNPDSFVTSSLVDMYAKCGALEESNLLFSRTKNPDTAAWSAVISGNCLNGQYGRAMHLFRRMQGEHVQPNEFTYTAVLTACMALGDAVSGMEIHSNSIRNGYGTNTSILKSLVNFYFRQGRYHQALKLCLSLSNHEVSWDTLVEAFSQVDDSAGVVNLFHVIQRCGVELDHRTARLILSSCGKLALLEEGLQAHAYMTKRGLASTSCTNSYLIDMYSSCGSLRHAFDAFNYMPDKDASSWTSIITANVENGCPETAVCLFSQMLSKENFHPTSKAFLSALKACAKTGLVGEAFRFFVSMTEVYRIQPSEGHFSYMIEVLGRAGMFKEAEHFIDSVVPSESGASARSLLCAAKQNGYDKTVELARRRQSSIEAGSRCLLS, via the coding sequence ATggcgcctccccctcctcctcctcacctgCTCCCGCGCTCTTCCAGCTtctgcagcagcgccgccacccccgcgTCCCAACACAAGGGCAGCCACAGGTCCTACGCGACCATCccaaacgccgccgccgccactccggccgccgcggcgcagctCTCGCTGCTccgcgcccacgcgcgcgccggccggatGCGGCCCGCGCGGGAGGTGTTCGACTCAATGCCAGCGCCGGGACGGTCGCTCGTCGCCTGGACCGCGCTCATGTCGGGGTACGCCACCCACGGCCCGGCCGCCGAGGCGCTCGAGCTGCTCCTCTGCATGCTCGGCCTGCTCCTCAGGCCAGACGCCTTCGTCTTCTCCGTCGCGCTGCGCGCATGCGCCGCCGTCGGTAGCCTCCGCCTCGGCAGGCAGCTGCACGGCGCCGTCGCCAAGCTGGGCTTCGTGGGTGCGGACCTCTTCGTCGCCAACGGCCTCGTCACCATGTACTCGAGCTGCCAGTCCCTCCGTTGCGCCGAGAAGGTGTTCGGCGGCATCGCCGCGCCGGACCTGGTTTCCTTGACCTCCATGCTCAGCGCATACACCGAGAACGGATGTGACGCCGAGGCACTGATGCTGTTCATGGAAATGGTCTGTGATGGCGTCGCCTGCGATGCTTTCACTCTGTCGGTGGCACTCAGGGCAGCTTCgagtttgggccatgtgggatTGGGCCATCAGCTGCACTGCTGCATGATCAAGATGGGGTTGGTCGGCAATGAGTTCCTGGATAATTGTCTGATCGGATTCTATGGGAGGTCTGGTGAGCTGCAGCTGATGCGAGAAGTGTTCGCTGAGATGGATGTCAAAGATTTGGTTTCTTGGAACACCATAATCCAGAGCTATGCAGAAAACTTGTGTGATAAAGAGGCCTTAGCTCATTTTCGTGCTATGCTGTTTGAATGCGCAGAATGCGATGAGTTTACACTGGGCAGCATTCTGCATGTTGTTACCAGAAGAGGTGCTTTTGATCATGGTATGGAAATACACGGCTACCTCATCAGAGCAGGTTTGGACTCGGATAAGCACGTCATGAGCGCTCTCATGGATATGTATGTAAATTGGGCCACTCTTCATAAGAGGCACAGGATGTTTCCTTTGAGGATGTTAAAATATTATTTGTCTGTCCAGGGAGAGCTTGATCAGTTCATCGTGGCAAGCAGTCTGAAGTCATGTGCTTCTGATCTAGATCTGGCAGCAGGGAGGATGTTGCATGCCTGCATTTTAAAGTCCAATATGAATCCAGATTCTTTTGTTACTAGTTCCTTGGTCGACATGTATGCTAAATGCGGTGCTCTGGAGGAATCAAATCTTCTGTTTTCAAGAACCAAGAATCCAGACACAGCTGCGTGGTCTGCTGTTATCTCAGGAAACTGTCTGAATGGTCAGTACGGAAGAGCAATGCATTTGTTTAGGAGGATGCAGGGAGAGCATGTGCAGCCTAACGAATTCACATACACCGCTGTGCTTACGGCATGTAtggctcttggagatgctgtAAGTGGTATGGAGATCCACAGCAACTCCATCCGAAATGGGTATGGAACCAACACCTCTATTCTGAAAAGTTTGGTTAACTTTTACTTTAGACAAGGCCGGTACCACCAGGCTCTGAAACTGTGCTTGTCACTCTCAAACCACGAGGTTTCTTGGGACACATTGGTTGAAGCATTTTCTCAAGTTGACGATAGTGCTGGAGTAGTTAATCTCTTTCATGTTATCCAGCGCTGCGGGGTGGAGCTTGACCACCGTACGGCCCGTCTCATCTTGAGTTCCTGCGGAAAACTGGCACTTCTTGAGGAAGGGTTGCAAGCACATGCTTACATGACTAAGCGCGGCCTTGCTTCCACATCCTGTACGAACAGCTACCTCATCGACATGTACTCCAGTTGTGGTAGCCTCAGACATGCGTTCGATGCCTTCAACTATATGCCTGACAAGGATGCATCTTCCTGGACCTCAATAATCACAGCGAACGTGGAAAACGGCTGCCCGGAGACCGCCGTTTGCCTGTTTTCGCAGATGCTCAGTAAGGAGAATTTTCATCCAACTTCCAAGGCATTCTTATCCGCGCTGAAGGCCTGCGCGAAGACTGGCCTTGTGGGTGAAGCCTTCAGGTTCTTTGTATCCATGACAGAGGTTTACAGGATACAGCCCTCGGAGGGGCACTTCTCCTACATGATCGAGGTGCTGGGTCGTGCTGGGATGTTCAAGGAGGCAGAGCATTTCATTGACAGTGTTGTTCCTTCTGAATCTGGTGCGTCGGCCAGGAGTTTGCTTTGCGCTGCCAAACAGAATGGGTATGATAAGACCGTGGAGCTTGCACGCCGCAGACAATCATCTATCGAGGCTGGTTCCAGGTGCCTGTTGAGCTAA